The sequence TATCATCGCCACTATGGAGACGATATATTTCGTCACTGGAAGTGAGATGTGGAAAAAAATCACTCAGTTCTGGACAAAAATTTTTGCCGTCAACTTCGCTGTCGGAGTTGCAACGGGAATCATCCTTGAGTTCGAATTTGGAACGAACTGGTCGAACTATTCTTGGTTCGTCTGAGATATATTTGGTGCACCACTCGTGATCGAAGGACTCGCTGCCTTCTTCCTCGAGACCACATTTCTCGCAGTGATGCTCCTCGGATGGGATAAAGTGAGTAAGAGATTCCATCTCGCATCTGCATGGATTGTTGCTTTCGGTGGATCATTCTCAGCCGTATGGATTCTCATCGCGAATGGTTGGATGCAGCATCCAACAGGAATGGTATTCAATCCTGACACGCTCCGAAATGAGATGATCAATATGTGGGGGGTAGTATCCAACCCTGTTGCACTCACGAAGCTTTTCCATGCCCTTTCTTCTGCCATCACTCTCTCAAGTGTCGTTGTCATTGGTATTAGTTCATGGTATCTCCTCAAGGGAAGAGAAAAAGAGTTCGCATACAAAACAATTGCTCTTGTTTCGATTTTTGGAGCTGTCGCTTCTATCATGAATATTATCGCTGGTGATCTCGCTGGAAAGGATATGGCAAAATACCAGCCAATGAAAGTGGCAGCTGTGGAAGGTCTCTATGAATGAGGAACTCATGCGGGATTTGCTCCATTTGCATTCTTCGGTGAACAGAAAGCCGACGGAACTCGCGATGTTCTCTGGGAAATGAAATTTCCTGGAGTTCTCTCTTGGCTTCTTTTTGGTGACACTAATGCCTATGTTCCTGGTATCAAAAATCTCCTAGAATGAGATCCTGCACATGGAATCGTCTCAGCTCCAGAGCGTATCCGCAATGGAAAAATCGCTATCGAAGCACTCAAACAGTATAAAGAATATAGCAAAAATGGAGATACTATCAGCGCACAAATAGCACTCAATGAATACAAGAAATATGAGAAAGATTTCGGATATGGCTATTTCGATGAGAATAATCTCGGGGAACTCGTACCAAATGTTCCATTCCTCTTCTGGTCGTTCCGTTATATGGTCGGGCTCGGATTCTTCATTGCCCTCTTCTTCCCTCTCATGTGGTGGCTTGCACACAAGAGAACGCTTGAGAAATATCGTTTCCTTCTTCTTTTTGCGATTATTCTTATTCCATTCGTCTATATCTCTTCTGAACTCGGCTGGGCTGTCGCAGAAGTCGGACGTCAACCATGGATTGTCTATGAAGTTCTCCCTACCAAGGCAGCCATATCTGCAACAAGCACGACGAATGTTGCACTTATATTTATCGGATTCTTCCTCATATTCACAACACTCTTCATTGCTGCATTCCGCATTGCTCTGAATCAGATAAAAGTTGGACCAAAAATCGCAGAAAAAGCAACAAAAGATGACAATGAAGATGAAGATGAAACAGCTCAAAAAGAATCTATTCAACCTGCTCCAGCCAAAAGAAAAGCTCCAGTCAAAAAACCTGTTCCAAGAAAGCCAGCAGTAAAAAAAGTCGAGGAAACAA is a genomic window of Candidatus Gracilibacteria bacterium containing:
- a CDS encoding cytochrome ubiquinol oxidase subunit I, producing the protein MFEFLSLVDWSRAQFALTAGFHWIFVPFTLGITYIIATMETIYFVTGSEMWKKITQFWTKIFAVNFAVGVATGIILEFEFGTNWSNYSWFVGDIFGAPLVIEGLAAFFLETTFLAVMLLGWDKVSKRFHLASAWIVAFGGSFSAVWILIANGWMQHPTGMVFNPDTLRNEMINMWGVVSNPVALTKLFHALSSAITLSSVVVIGISSWYLLKGREKEFAYKTIALVSIFGAVASIMNIIAGDLAGKDMAKYQPMKVAAVEGLYEGGTHAGFAPFAFFGEQKADGTRDVLWEMKFPGVLSWLLFGDTNAYVPGIKNLLEGDPAHGIVSAPERIRNGKIAIEALKQYKEYSKNGDTISAQIALNEYKKYEKDFGYGYFDENNLGELVPNVPFLFWSFRYMVGLGFFIALFFPLMWWLAHKRTLEKYRFLLLFAIILIPFVYISSELGWAVAEVGRQPWIVYEVLPTKAAISATSTTNVALIFIGFFLIFTTLFIAAFRIALNQIKVGPKIAEKATKDDNEDEDETAQKESIQPAPAKRKAPVKKPVPRKPAVKKVEETTEKPAPRKRAPKKQAE